The Trichocoleus sp. FACHB-46 nucleotide sequence TCAGTGGTGGATAAGAGGCTGCTTGGGGCTAGTTCCCCCTTTTTGCTCCTGCTGCATGTTGATGCGCACGGACAACACTCCCATCGACAAAGTGGATGTCCCAGTTAATTTTGCCCTCGGCATCGGCCTCGATCTGCAGGGCTTCGAGCAGTTGCTGCCACAAGCCGATGTGACGCCAGTGGTAGAATCGACCTGAAACTGTTGACCAGTGGCCATAGCGACTGGGTAAGTCTCGCCAAGGAGCACCAGTTCTGAGAATCCACAAGATGCCGTTGATGACGGTTCGATGGTCTTTAGCGGGGCAACCTGTATGAGGCTTTTGTGGTGGAAGCAGGGGCCAAATGCGCTTCCACTGCCGATCGTTTAATTCACCCCGTCGGTTCTTCTTTTGTGGTGGAAGAATCATGGAGGCTAATCAGTATTCCTGCACTATTTCTATTCTGCCAAAGGGTTTTAAAACACGCCCTAGTACTTTATATCTGCCTGGGCGAACGCAGTGTCAATTTGATCCAGGCGATTAATCAATCCGTGCAGAAATGGGGACAAAAAATATTGCGAGTCCTACTGATTGGCTTAGGTATCCTCCTGCTTGTAGACTGTATTGCTTTTGCTCTAGGTCGTCCAATTTTTTGATCGCTTATCCACATACAAGAACAAAAGCAATGATTCAAACTTGGCAGTCAGATCAATCTCACTCAACAGCAGCAGAACCAGTTATTTCTGCTCGGCAGCTTAATCACTACTTTGGCAGCGGCGAACTCCGCAAACAAGCCTTATTTGACATCAATTTGGATATTTATGCAGGCGAAATCATTATCATGACGGGTCCCTCTGGCTCTGGCAAGACAACGCTGCTAACACTGATGGGCGGGTTGCGATCGGCTCAAGAAGGCAGCCTCAAGATTCTCGGACAAGAATTACACGATGCCAGCAAACAACAGTTAACTCAACTTCGTCGCAACATTGGCTATATCTTTCAAGCACATCACCTATTGACCTTTCTGACTGCCAAGCAAAACGTCCGAATGTCACTGGAACTGCATGAGGAAATGTTCGATCGCAACATTGATGAAATGAGCGTTGCCATGCTAGAAGCAGTAGGGCTACAACAACGGGTAGACTATTATGCCGATAGTCTGTCGGGCGGGCAAAAACAGCGAGTTGCGATCGCCCGCGCATTAGGGAGTCAACCCAAGATTGTGTTAGCTGATGAACCCACAGCCGCTCTAGATAAGAAATCTGGGCGTGATGCTGTAGAGATTATGCAAAAACTTGCCAAAGAGCAGGGTTGCACCATCTTATTAGTCACACACGATAACCGCATTCTAGATATTGCCGATCGCATTGTCTACATGGAAGATGGTCGTCTAGCAGATAATTCAGAGACTACGATCGCGGACTAGATGTCTACCTTGCCGAAATGGTTCGTGGTGGATTATCACAAATCAGTTCAGACGTTTGAATGTACCAAACTAACTGAATGAGTCAATGTGATGTATCAGAAATCTAATCCATCCTTCCAGCTAGAATATCCCTGCATTAGGGACGAATTGCTCAAAGTCTTTCAGCAGATAGTGAATGCAGAAGCACAACGCCAGGATTGGAGCCGTCAGGAAGCTTTGCCTCGGACGAATACCAATCGTTTGAGTACATTGCTTCAGTTTATTTACATCAGCACAGGTTTAGGCATAGAGTCTCATTTCATGATCGGTTTCTTCCTCAAAAATGCTGACGAGGTGCGATCAGTGGAGGCTGTTTTCAATGCCGTTGAGCAAGTTTTTCAGACCGCAGGCGTTGATGCTACTTGTGAAAATTACAAACTCAGAGCAATCTACGATTGGCGGAGGCACTTCGCAATGGGGAAAGTGAAGTCGTGGTGCGTCTAATCGGTGAATTACTTGCCCGTTCTGAGCCAGGGTTGGTGATGGTTGCGACACTACTAATCCAATTTAGAACCTGGTTATGGGTTAAGAGTGCAATTTCAAACCGAATCAAGAACAACACGGAGATTGCTCAAATCTGTCATGTAGGTAATCCAAATCGGCTTTACTACCTGCGGCAAGAGGTCGCAACCATGCCTATCAAATCATTGATCCAAGCAGTCACAAAGCTGGTGGATCTGGAAATGGCAATTAAGCAAGGTTATGCCAACGCAAACTCTATCCTACCGTTCTTGCTCATGATCACACGGTTGTTTCAACCTATTCAGGCCTTGACATTGGTAAAAAAGAAGGGTGGTAATAAAAAGTTCGATTGGCAGCGATGGAATACAAAGGTGTTCCCACGACTATTCGGGCAACCAGACGCTTTAAAGTATCCACCCGAAGTGGTGGCGGTCTTGATGAGCTTGCTGTATGACACCATTCATACTGACCCAGAGCAAGCCGTTGCAGATTTGGTGGAATTTAACCGGGCATCGCTGGAACGTCGCAACTCGTTCCAAGCAGAGCAGGATGACGAACTGGATGATTTGGAGGATGAGCTTGACGATGATCTCGATGACGACCTTAGTGATGAGCTTGATGACGAATCCAGCGACGAATTGGATGATGACCTCGATGAAGAGTTAGACGAGGATCTGGAAGAGGATGACGAATAGTACCCATTCAACCTTGCTCACTGCCTAATTGCTGACTCTGCATTAGTTGAACTGATGCAGAGTTCTTTTTTCCCCACCCACCTCCCTGGAACGCTGAAGTGGAGGATGGCAATAACTGTAGAGGAAGTGAATCTTAAATTGGATGAGGAAAGCATCTGTCGATGCGATCGCTATGAGAAATCCAACTCGTCAATATAAGGAATAATTCTCATGGTTAACGCAACTGCAACACGCAAATCTGCAAAAACTACTTCACGCAAGGCACCGAAGCACACTTCCGCTTTAGAACGGGTGATTCCCAATCAAGAGAAAGTTCGATTGATGGTGATCGAGGTGCTACGAGAGGAGTCTGGACGCGAACTCGCAGCATCGGCTCGTTGCAACGGACAGGAGTTCGATTGGGAACATCACAATGCTCAGTTTCGCCAAGACTATGCCGAAACCTCACTCCGCGATCTGCTGACCTACGCTCGCAAGCTTTACGGGTTGCAAAACCTCGATGAAGTGCGCGATCGTCGTGCCGCTCACAAAGCCACCCGCACCGGACGTTTGAATGCACTTAACAGCTTGAATGCAACGGATGACCTGGATACGAATGAGGAGTTTGAAATCGACTTGGAAGAGGACACCAACCTGGATGACTAAGTCTTAAGTAGCTTCAGTGGCGAACGCGCTCAACCCCGGCGAAAAGTCGGGGTGATTTATTACCACCCACCCAGACGGTATAGTTGAAACGAGTTTAGTTCATCTGTACTTTTCATGACCACAGATCTTCTATCCGGTGACTATCACAACTTTCTACAGGCGTTGAAAGAGCGAATTCGCAACGCCCAAAGCCGCTCTGCATTGGCAGTCAACCGAGAATTAGTCACGCTTTACTGGCAGATTGGGCAGGAAATTTTGACGCGCCAGCGAGAGCAGGGATGGGGAGCTAAGGTCATCAGCCAACTGGCGAAAGACTTAAAAGCAGCGTTTCCGGAGATGAAAGGCTTTTCCCGTACGAATCTGCTGTACATGCGCTTATTTGCCGAAGCTTACCCAGATCCACAAATTGTCCAGCAGCTTGCTGGACAAATTCCCTGGTTTCACAACTGTATGCTGCTAGACAAGGTAAAAGATTCAGAGGAACGTTTGTGGTACATCCAAGAAACCATTCAACATGGCTGGAGCCGCAGCGTTCTCACTCAGCGAGTGGAAAGTGGATTGTATCGACGGCAAGGAGAAGGATCCCTCACCAACTTCAATCAAACCCTCCCTCAACCCCAATCGGATTTAGCCCAGCAAATTCTGCGCGATCCCTATAATTTTGACTTCTTGAGTTTAGGCCCCGAAGCGCAGGAACGAGAACTCGAAACTGCTTTGATTCAACACATTCGAGAGTTTTTGTTGGAGATGGGAGTTGGATTTGCATTTGTGGGCAGTCAATATTCAATTCAGGTGAGTGGGAAGGAATACAGACTGGATTTATTGTTTTATCACTTCCGTCTGCATTGTTTTGTCGTGGTCGATCTCAAGACGGTTGAATTCGAACCAGAATTTTCGGGGAAGATGAACTTCTATGTGTCGGCTGTGGATGACTTATTACGTAGTCCTGCAGACAACCCCACCATCGGCATTATTTTGTGCAAAACCCAGGATCAAACGGTGGTAGAGTATGCGCTGCGAGACGTGGCTAAGCCCATTGGCATTTCAACCTATCAGCTCAAAAATGCATTACCAGAGCCACTCAAGGGTAATTTGCCCACCATC carries:
- a CDS encoding DevA family ABC transporter ATP-binding protein — protein: MIQTWQSDQSHSTAAEPVISARQLNHYFGSGELRKQALFDINLDIYAGEIIIMTGPSGSGKTTLLTLMGGLRSAQEGSLKILGQELHDASKQQLTQLRRNIGYIFQAHHLLTFLTAKQNVRMSLELHEEMFDRNIDEMSVAMLEAVGLQQRVDYYADSLSGGQKQRVAIARALGSQPKIVLADEPTAALDKKSGRDAVEIMQKLAKEQGCTILLVTHDNRILDIADRIVYMEDGRLADNSETTIAD
- a CDS encoding YhcG family protein; the protein is MTTDLLSGDYHNFLQALKERIRNAQSRSALAVNRELVTLYWQIGQEILTRQREQGWGAKVISQLAKDLKAAFPEMKGFSRTNLLYMRLFAEAYPDPQIVQQLAGQIPWFHNCMLLDKVKDSEERLWYIQETIQHGWSRSVLTQRVESGLYRRQGEGSLTNFNQTLPQPQSDLAQQILRDPYNFDFLSLGPEAQERELETALIQHIREFLLEMGVGFAFVGSQYSIQVSGKEYRLDLLFYHFRLHCFVVVDLKTVEFEPEFSGKMNFYVSAVDDLLRSPADNPTIGIILCKTQDQTVVEYALRDVAKPIGISTYQLKNALPEPLKGNLPTIEELETQLNILSVEIEAGRDVENQD